From one Chanodichthys erythropterus isolate Z2021 chromosome 3, ASM2448905v1, whole genome shotgun sequence genomic stretch:
- the gaa gene encoding lysosomal alpha-glucosidase isoform X1, whose amino-acid sequence MARIGCGLLHTFALLTLIFLTSVLHILVHKDNNVSLAFSEEWRHSSDISRRSIQSQKNFSNNLNLSADPWTHTRDQCSLAVESRIDCGRDRSLSRADCEGRGCCYVPLPQSGFRGPPWCFYPVCYAGYQMGPLLPTKTGQRAMLTRSAPSYLPRDIPTLQLDVMAESLGRLHLTLKDPAAPRYEAPFVTSQSRGHKDTHNSLYDVDFQPDPFGFIVRRKSNGRVLLNTTIGPLLFADQYLQLSTSIASSVISGLGEHYTPITLDLNWSSVSLWNRDMAPHRSANLYGSHPFFLVQEGDGQAHGVFLLNSNAMEVLTQPAPALTWVTVGGILDFYIFLGPSPQSVIQQYHEVIGYPMMPPYWSLGFHLCRWGYTSTNITRTVVQLMRQAKIPLDVQWNDLDYADQRRVFTFDPQRFGDLPQMIEEFHQLGMKYVLILDPGISSTSPPGSYKPFDDGLKRGVFITNSTGQILIGKVWPGPTAFPDFTNPTTQDWWMDCIRVFHNIVPVDGLWVDMNEPSNFVQGSVDGCPDSDLEKPPYTPGVIGCQLNSGTLCMSAQQYLSNHYNLHNLYGLTEAIATHRALLKVKGTRPFVLSRSSFPGLGHFSAHWTGDVQSDWEQLRFSIPAVLLFGLYGVPLVGADVCGFGGETTEELCVRWTQLGAFYPFMRNHNDKPNAPQEPYVFSQQAQDAMRTVITLRYSLLPFLYTLFHHAHTSASTVARSLFLEFPTDPNCQTIDRQFLWGSSLLISPVLEQGAVEVTAYLPLGTWYSLHNGQAYYSKGKYILFPAPLDTINIHVREGSIIPQQVPALTTTASRRNPFTLIVALSAENWAKGDLFWDDGESLDTFERGDYSYVLFFAEESYVVSKPVKLNKSLDRLVLGEVRVFGLQTRPTEVWANGQKVHDFSYSPDTKVLTVPGLDLPMTAMFTVQWS is encoded by the exons ATGGCCAGAATTGGTTGTGGGCTCCTGCACACATTTGCACTATTGACCTTAATATTTCTGACTTCTGTTCTTCATATCCTGGTGCACAAGGACAATAATGTTTCATTAGCCTTTTCAGAAGAATGGCGACACAGTTCAGATATCTCACGCAGGAGCATTCAATCCCAGAAGAACTTTAGTAATAATCTTAATTTATCTGCTGATCCCTGGACTCACACTAGAGATCAGTGTAGTTTAGCTGTGGAGAGCCGCATCGACTGTGGCCGTGATAGATCTTTGAGTCGAGCCGATTGTGAGGGCAGAGGATGCTGCTATGTGCCTCTACCACAGTCTGGATTTAGAGGACCACCATGGTGTTTCTACCCCGTCTGTTACGCAGGATACCAAATGGGGCCCTTGTTACCCACAAAGACGGGCCAAAGGGCCATGCTGACCCGTTCTGCACCCTCATACCTGCCCCGGGACATTCCCACATTGCAGCTAGATGTGATGGCCGAGTCCTTGGGTCGTCTTCACCTCACT CTGAAGGATCCAGCAGCTCCACGATATGAGGCCCCCTTTGTGACGTCCCAATCCAGGGGTCACAAGGACACACATAACTCCCTCTATGATGTTGACTTTCAACCAGATCCATTTGGGTTTATTGTTCGACGAAAATCCAATGGCCGTGTTCT CCTGAATACTACAATAGGCCCCCTCCTGTTTGCAGATCAGTATCTACAGCTCTCCACCAGCATTGCTTCCTCTGTGATATCTGGACTGGGTGAACATTACACCCCCATCACGCTGGACCTCAACTGGAGCTCTGTTTCATTATGGAACAGAGACATGGCACCACAT AGAAGTGCCAACCTGTATGGCTCCCACCCTTTCTTCCTTGTCCAAGAAGGTGATGGACAGGCACATGGAGTCTTCCTTCTCAACAGCAACGCAATGG AAGTGTTAACGCAGCCCGCTCCAGCATTAACATGGGTGACCGTTGGAGGAATACTGGACTTCTACATCTTCTTAGGCCCTAGTCCTCAGAGTGTGATACAGCAGTACCATGAGGTTATAG GTTATCCTATGATGCCACCCTACTGGTCACTGGGCTTCCACCTCTGTCGCTGGGGTTATACGTCCACCAACATCACAAGAACAGTGGTACAGCTCATGCGCCAGGCCAAGATCCCACTA GATGTACAGTGGAATGACCTTGATTATGCGGACCAAAGAagagtctttacttttgatcCACAACGGTTTGGAGATCTGCCCCAAATGATTGAAGAGTTCCATCAGCTGGGCATGAAGTATGTGCTCATTCTG GATCCAGGCATCAGTAGCACAAGTCCTCCTGGTTCATACAAACCCTTTGATGATGGGCTGAAGAGGGGAGTGTTCATCACCAACTCCACTGGACAGATCCTAATTGGGAAG GTTTGGCCAGGTCCAACTGCATTCCCAGATTTCACCAATCCTACAACACAGGACTGGTGGATGGACTGTATCAGAGTCTTTCACAACATTGTACCTGTGGATGGACTCTGGGTA GACATGAATGAGCCATCAAATTTTGTCCAGGGATCTGTGGATGGATGTCCTGACTCTGATTTGGAGAAACCACCTTATACACCAG GTGTGATTGGATGTCAGTTAAACTCAGGAACTTTGTGTATGTCCGCTCAGCAGTATCTGTCCAATCATTACAATCTGCACAATCTCTACGGGCTGACCGAGGCCATCGCCACCCACAG GGCACTGTTGAAGGTAAAGGGCACTCGTCCGTTTGTCCTATCCCGGTCGTCTTTTCCAGGACTTGGCCATTTCTCTGCACACTGGACAGGAGATGTGCAGAGTGACTGGGAGCAACTGCGCTTTTCAATACCTG CTGTGCTCCTGTTTGGACTCTATGGCGTTCCATTAGTGGGAGCTGATGTATGTGGATTTGGTGGAGAAACAACTGAAGAGCTGTGTGTGCGCTGGACACAACTCGGAGCCTTTTACCCTTTTATGAGAAATCATAACGACAAACCCAATGCT CCCCAAGAACCATATGTATTTAGCCAGCAAGCCCAAGATGCCATGAGGACTGTGATTACACTGCGATACTCTCTCCTGCCCTTCCTCTACACACTCTTCCATCATGCACACACCTCTGCCAGCACCGTGGCTCGTTCCCTCTTCCTTGA GTTCCCCACTGATCCAAATTGCCAGACCATTGACAGGCAGTTCCTGTGGGGGAGCTCACTGCTTATCAGTCCGGTTCTGGAACAGGGAGCAGTGGAGGTGACGGCTTATCTCCCCCTGGGGACTTGGTACAGTCTGCACAAT GGGCAAGCATATTACAGTAAAGGGAAATACATTCTGTTCCCTGCCCCTTTGGACACCATTAACATTCATGTGAGAGAGGGGAGCATCATCCCGCAGCAG GTTCCCGCATTGACGACTACAGCATCTCGCAGAAACCCTTTCACTCTGATCGTGGCACTGTCTGCAGAAAATTGGGCCAAAGGTGATCTTTTCTGGGATGATGGGGAAAGTCTGGACACTTTTGAGCGGGGAGATTATTCATATGTTCTTTTCTTTGCTGAAGAG TCTTATGTGGTCAGTAAGCCAGTCAAATTAAACAAATCTCTCGATCGTTTGGTCCTTGGAGAAGTACGTGTTTTCGGACTTCAGACTCGACCTACAGAAGTGTGGGCCAATGGACAAAAGGTTCATGACTTCTCGTACAGCCCAGACACCAAG GTTCTTACAGTGCCTGGCCTGGACTTGCCCATGACAGCCATGTTCACCGTACAGTGGAGCTGA
- the gaa gene encoding lysosomal alpha-glucosidase isoform X3: MRYQMGPLLPTKTGQRAMLTRSAPSYLPRDIPTLQLDVMAESLGRLHLTLKDPAAPRYEAPFVTSQSRGHKDTHNSLYDVDFQPDPFGFIVRRKSNGRVLLNTTIGPLLFADQYLQLSTSIASSVISGLGEHYTPITLDLNWSSVSLWNRDMAPHRSANLYGSHPFFLVQEGDGQAHGVFLLNSNAMEVLTQPAPALTWVTVGGILDFYIFLGPSPQSVIQQYHEVIGYPMMPPYWSLGFHLCRWGYTSTNITRTVVQLMRQAKIPLDVQWNDLDYADQRRVFTFDPQRFGDLPQMIEEFHQLGMKYVLILDPGISSTSPPGSYKPFDDGLKRGVFITNSTGQILIGKVWPGPTAFPDFTNPTTQDWWMDCIRVFHNIVPVDGLWVDMNEPSNFVQGSVDGCPDSDLEKPPYTPGVIGCQLNSGTLCMSAQQYLSNHYNLHNLYGLTEAIATHRALLKVKGTRPFVLSRSSFPGLGHFSAHWTGDVQSDWEQLRFSIPAVLLFGLYGVPLVGADVCGFGGETTEELCVRWTQLGAFYPFMRNHNDKPNAPQEPYVFSQQAQDAMRTVITLRYSLLPFLYTLFHHAHTSASTVARSLFLEFPTDPNCQTIDRQFLWGSSLLISPVLEQGAVEVTAYLPLGTWYSLHNGQAYYSKGKYILFPAPLDTINIHVREGSIIPQQVPALTTTASRRNPFTLIVALSAENWAKGDLFWDDGESLDTFERGDYSYVLFFAEESYVVSKPVKLNKSLDRLVLGEVRVFGLQTRPTEVWANGQKVHDFSYSPDTKVLTVPGLDLPMTAMFTVQWS; the protein is encoded by the exons ATGA GATACCAAATGGGGCCCTTGTTACCCACAAAGACGGGCCAAAGGGCCATGCTGACCCGTTCTGCACCCTCATACCTGCCCCGGGACATTCCCACATTGCAGCTAGATGTGATGGCCGAGTCCTTGGGTCGTCTTCACCTCACT CTGAAGGATCCAGCAGCTCCACGATATGAGGCCCCCTTTGTGACGTCCCAATCCAGGGGTCACAAGGACACACATAACTCCCTCTATGATGTTGACTTTCAACCAGATCCATTTGGGTTTATTGTTCGACGAAAATCCAATGGCCGTGTTCT CCTGAATACTACAATAGGCCCCCTCCTGTTTGCAGATCAGTATCTACAGCTCTCCACCAGCATTGCTTCCTCTGTGATATCTGGACTGGGTGAACATTACACCCCCATCACGCTGGACCTCAACTGGAGCTCTGTTTCATTATGGAACAGAGACATGGCACCACAT AGAAGTGCCAACCTGTATGGCTCCCACCCTTTCTTCCTTGTCCAAGAAGGTGATGGACAGGCACATGGAGTCTTCCTTCTCAACAGCAACGCAATGG AAGTGTTAACGCAGCCCGCTCCAGCATTAACATGGGTGACCGTTGGAGGAATACTGGACTTCTACATCTTCTTAGGCCCTAGTCCTCAGAGTGTGATACAGCAGTACCATGAGGTTATAG GTTATCCTATGATGCCACCCTACTGGTCACTGGGCTTCCACCTCTGTCGCTGGGGTTATACGTCCACCAACATCACAAGAACAGTGGTACAGCTCATGCGCCAGGCCAAGATCCCACTA GATGTACAGTGGAATGACCTTGATTATGCGGACCAAAGAagagtctttacttttgatcCACAACGGTTTGGAGATCTGCCCCAAATGATTGAAGAGTTCCATCAGCTGGGCATGAAGTATGTGCTCATTCTG GATCCAGGCATCAGTAGCACAAGTCCTCCTGGTTCATACAAACCCTTTGATGATGGGCTGAAGAGGGGAGTGTTCATCACCAACTCCACTGGACAGATCCTAATTGGGAAG GTTTGGCCAGGTCCAACTGCATTCCCAGATTTCACCAATCCTACAACACAGGACTGGTGGATGGACTGTATCAGAGTCTTTCACAACATTGTACCTGTGGATGGACTCTGGGTA GACATGAATGAGCCATCAAATTTTGTCCAGGGATCTGTGGATGGATGTCCTGACTCTGATTTGGAGAAACCACCTTATACACCAG GTGTGATTGGATGTCAGTTAAACTCAGGAACTTTGTGTATGTCCGCTCAGCAGTATCTGTCCAATCATTACAATCTGCACAATCTCTACGGGCTGACCGAGGCCATCGCCACCCACAG GGCACTGTTGAAGGTAAAGGGCACTCGTCCGTTTGTCCTATCCCGGTCGTCTTTTCCAGGACTTGGCCATTTCTCTGCACACTGGACAGGAGATGTGCAGAGTGACTGGGAGCAACTGCGCTTTTCAATACCTG CTGTGCTCCTGTTTGGACTCTATGGCGTTCCATTAGTGGGAGCTGATGTATGTGGATTTGGTGGAGAAACAACTGAAGAGCTGTGTGTGCGCTGGACACAACTCGGAGCCTTTTACCCTTTTATGAGAAATCATAACGACAAACCCAATGCT CCCCAAGAACCATATGTATTTAGCCAGCAAGCCCAAGATGCCATGAGGACTGTGATTACACTGCGATACTCTCTCCTGCCCTTCCTCTACACACTCTTCCATCATGCACACACCTCTGCCAGCACCGTGGCTCGTTCCCTCTTCCTTGA GTTCCCCACTGATCCAAATTGCCAGACCATTGACAGGCAGTTCCTGTGGGGGAGCTCACTGCTTATCAGTCCGGTTCTGGAACAGGGAGCAGTGGAGGTGACGGCTTATCTCCCCCTGGGGACTTGGTACAGTCTGCACAAT GGGCAAGCATATTACAGTAAAGGGAAATACATTCTGTTCCCTGCCCCTTTGGACACCATTAACATTCATGTGAGAGAGGGGAGCATCATCCCGCAGCAG GTTCCCGCATTGACGACTACAGCATCTCGCAGAAACCCTTTCACTCTGATCGTGGCACTGTCTGCAGAAAATTGGGCCAAAGGTGATCTTTTCTGGGATGATGGGGAAAGTCTGGACACTTTTGAGCGGGGAGATTATTCATATGTTCTTTTCTTTGCTGAAGAG TCTTATGTGGTCAGTAAGCCAGTCAAATTAAACAAATCTCTCGATCGTTTGGTCCTTGGAGAAGTACGTGTTTTCGGACTTCAGACTCGACCTACAGAAGTGTGGGCCAATGGACAAAAGGTTCATGACTTCTCGTACAGCCCAGACACCAAG GTTCTTACAGTGCCTGGCCTGGACTTGCCCATGACAGCCATGTTCACCGTACAGTGGAGCTGA
- the gaa gene encoding lysosomal alpha-glucosidase isoform X2 — translation MARIGCGLLHTFALLTLIFLTSVLHILVHKDNNVSLAFSEEWRHSSDISRRSIQSQKNFSNNLNLSADPWTHTRDQCSLAVESRIDCGRDRSLSRADCEGRGCCYVPLPQSGFRGPPWCFYPVCYAGYQMGPLLPTKTGQRAMLTRSAPSYLPRDIPTLQLDVMAESLGRLHLTLKDPAAPRYEAPFVTSQSRGHKDTHNSLYDVDFQPDPFGFIVRRKSNGRVLLNTTIGPLLFADQYLQLSTSIASSVISGLGEHYTPITLDLNWSSVSLWNRDMAPHRSANLYGSHPFFLVQEGDGQAHGVFLLNSNAMEVLTQPAPALTWVTVGGILDFYIFLGPSPQSVIQQYHEVIGYPMMPPYWSLGFHLCRWGYTSTNITRTVVQLMRQAKIPLDVQWNDLDYADQRRVFTFDPQRFGDLPQMIEEFHQLGMKYVLILDPGISSTSPPGSYKPFDDGLKRGVFITNSTGQILIGKVWPGPTAFPDFTNPTTQDWWMDCIRVFHNIVPVDGLWVDMNEPSNFVQGSVDGCPDSDLEKPPYTPGVIGCQLNSGTLCMSAQQYLSNHYNLHNLYGLTEAIATHRALLKVKGTRPFVLSRSSFPGLGHFSAHWTGDVQSDWEQLRFSIPAVLLFGLYGVPLVGADVCGFGGETTEELCVRWTQLGAFYPFMRNHNDKPNAPQEPYVFSQQAQDAMRTVITLRYSLLPFLYTLFHHAHTSASTVARSLFLEFPTDPNCQTIDRQFLWGSSLLISPVLEQGAVEVTAYLPLGTWYSLHNGQAYYSKGKYILFPAPLDTINIHVREGSIIPQQVPALTTTASRRNPFTLIVALSAENWAKVLCGQ, via the exons ATGGCCAGAATTGGTTGTGGGCTCCTGCACACATTTGCACTATTGACCTTAATATTTCTGACTTCTGTTCTTCATATCCTGGTGCACAAGGACAATAATGTTTCATTAGCCTTTTCAGAAGAATGGCGACACAGTTCAGATATCTCACGCAGGAGCATTCAATCCCAGAAGAACTTTAGTAATAATCTTAATTTATCTGCTGATCCCTGGACTCACACTAGAGATCAGTGTAGTTTAGCTGTGGAGAGCCGCATCGACTGTGGCCGTGATAGATCTTTGAGTCGAGCCGATTGTGAGGGCAGAGGATGCTGCTATGTGCCTCTACCACAGTCTGGATTTAGAGGACCACCATGGTGTTTCTACCCCGTCTGTTACGCAGGATACCAAATGGGGCCCTTGTTACCCACAAAGACGGGCCAAAGGGCCATGCTGACCCGTTCTGCACCCTCATACCTGCCCCGGGACATTCCCACATTGCAGCTAGATGTGATGGCCGAGTCCTTGGGTCGTCTTCACCTCACT CTGAAGGATCCAGCAGCTCCACGATATGAGGCCCCCTTTGTGACGTCCCAATCCAGGGGTCACAAGGACACACATAACTCCCTCTATGATGTTGACTTTCAACCAGATCCATTTGGGTTTATTGTTCGACGAAAATCCAATGGCCGTGTTCT CCTGAATACTACAATAGGCCCCCTCCTGTTTGCAGATCAGTATCTACAGCTCTCCACCAGCATTGCTTCCTCTGTGATATCTGGACTGGGTGAACATTACACCCCCATCACGCTGGACCTCAACTGGAGCTCTGTTTCATTATGGAACAGAGACATGGCACCACAT AGAAGTGCCAACCTGTATGGCTCCCACCCTTTCTTCCTTGTCCAAGAAGGTGATGGACAGGCACATGGAGTCTTCCTTCTCAACAGCAACGCAATGG AAGTGTTAACGCAGCCCGCTCCAGCATTAACATGGGTGACCGTTGGAGGAATACTGGACTTCTACATCTTCTTAGGCCCTAGTCCTCAGAGTGTGATACAGCAGTACCATGAGGTTATAG GTTATCCTATGATGCCACCCTACTGGTCACTGGGCTTCCACCTCTGTCGCTGGGGTTATACGTCCACCAACATCACAAGAACAGTGGTACAGCTCATGCGCCAGGCCAAGATCCCACTA GATGTACAGTGGAATGACCTTGATTATGCGGACCAAAGAagagtctttacttttgatcCACAACGGTTTGGAGATCTGCCCCAAATGATTGAAGAGTTCCATCAGCTGGGCATGAAGTATGTGCTCATTCTG GATCCAGGCATCAGTAGCACAAGTCCTCCTGGTTCATACAAACCCTTTGATGATGGGCTGAAGAGGGGAGTGTTCATCACCAACTCCACTGGACAGATCCTAATTGGGAAG GTTTGGCCAGGTCCAACTGCATTCCCAGATTTCACCAATCCTACAACACAGGACTGGTGGATGGACTGTATCAGAGTCTTTCACAACATTGTACCTGTGGATGGACTCTGGGTA GACATGAATGAGCCATCAAATTTTGTCCAGGGATCTGTGGATGGATGTCCTGACTCTGATTTGGAGAAACCACCTTATACACCAG GTGTGATTGGATGTCAGTTAAACTCAGGAACTTTGTGTATGTCCGCTCAGCAGTATCTGTCCAATCATTACAATCTGCACAATCTCTACGGGCTGACCGAGGCCATCGCCACCCACAG GGCACTGTTGAAGGTAAAGGGCACTCGTCCGTTTGTCCTATCCCGGTCGTCTTTTCCAGGACTTGGCCATTTCTCTGCACACTGGACAGGAGATGTGCAGAGTGACTGGGAGCAACTGCGCTTTTCAATACCTG CTGTGCTCCTGTTTGGACTCTATGGCGTTCCATTAGTGGGAGCTGATGTATGTGGATTTGGTGGAGAAACAACTGAAGAGCTGTGTGTGCGCTGGACACAACTCGGAGCCTTTTACCCTTTTATGAGAAATCATAACGACAAACCCAATGCT CCCCAAGAACCATATGTATTTAGCCAGCAAGCCCAAGATGCCATGAGGACTGTGATTACACTGCGATACTCTCTCCTGCCCTTCCTCTACACACTCTTCCATCATGCACACACCTCTGCCAGCACCGTGGCTCGTTCCCTCTTCCTTGA GTTCCCCACTGATCCAAATTGCCAGACCATTGACAGGCAGTTCCTGTGGGGGAGCTCACTGCTTATCAGTCCGGTTCTGGAACAGGGAGCAGTGGAGGTGACGGCTTATCTCCCCCTGGGGACTTGGTACAGTCTGCACAAT GGGCAAGCATATTACAGTAAAGGGAAATACATTCTGTTCCCTGCCCCTTTGGACACCATTAACATTCATGTGAGAGAGGGGAGCATCATCCCGCAGCAG GTTCCCGCATTGACGACTACAGCATCTCGCAGAAACCCTTTCACTCTGATCGTGGCACTGTCTGCAGAAAATTGGGCCAAAG TCTTATGTGGTCAGTAA